The genome window CAATTCCTTTGTTTGAATTTGTTTGTATTTTAATTCTAATGATACATTTTCTAATAATGTCCAATTGATCTGAGAGACAAATTCAGGGAAGTTCCCTCTATCTCCCGCAAAGTAAGACCTGTAGTCTCCTGAAAAAATCAATCCAACAGATTCATAGATACGAATGAGAAGGCCAGTACTACTCACTCCGCCTAAACGATATCCACTCCCCCAAATGGGTGATTGGTCTACCCTGAGATCCAAAAAAGAAAACATAACAAATTGATGCCTGAAAAAAGGATAAAATGGCTCCCAAGCAACCCCATAACCGCCACTCGCATAACCGTAGTATTCCGTTATTGGTTTTATGTAATTTTTCTCAGTATACAATGACTTAACACCTAAATCCAAACGCCAAGAAGGTTTCCAAATTTTTTGTCCAATTGGATTTAACGATGACATTTCCAAAACATGAAACTCTTGTATTACGGTTTGTTTTGTATCTTCATAAAAACGTGCATTCATTCTTAAAAACGAAATTTGATTGTATGGAGAATAACCTAGATAAGAATCTGTAAAGTCTCGTAAGACTGGCCGATATTGGATTTCACTATAACCTCCATTCGTCGAATTTCCATGAGCAATTGTTACCTGAGATGGAGCATGGCTAAGAAGTGGATTGGACAATTTATCAATCTGGAAATAATCCGGTAACGAATTTAAAACTTGTATATCTCCTCTTTTTTGGTCCGCTTCTGTATATAACTGTTGGTCTTTGATTTCCATCTTCCCATATGCTTTAATTTTATGAATGACTAGATGATCGATATAGATATCAAAAAGAAGAGTCCTTCTATCTGAGTCTAATTCAAATGCAGAATCCATATTCCCATCTACCATTTTGTCTAAAATGGTTTTTTCTGAAGAAGTTAAATAACCATATTTGTGTCTGTATCTTTCGATGATAGAAGGTCTAAACTGAATTTGTTCAATGAGTCCTGTTTGGTTGGAAAGAATTTTCAAACTTTCTGTTGGCAGTAACATTACTGAAATTCGATCCGTAAGTCTCAGCGTTGGTCTTGCTACTTCGAGAAGAGTCAAAATGCGGAACGAACAATTTTCATCTAAAAAATAATAATCAAAATGGTTTTGTGACATTTCCCAAAGGTGACGAGTCAATTGATCCACTTCTTCTTGGTTTAAGTTGAGTTTGAATTCCCAAAGATTTCTATTTTCAAATTCATTGTATTCATGAATTTTATATAAGTATTTTTGAATTTCAAATGATCCATGAAATCCACCTGCAAGCCCATATATCACAAATGAAATTGGATCGATGTTGCCAGGAACTGTTGCCGCATAATTCAAAATTAAATCTTCAGAAACAACTCCATTTGGTTTTTCTTCATTAAATTTAAGCATCGTATGCCCAAATAATGAAGCTGGATGTTCCGGATGGAAGGAAGCAAAGATCACCGAAACTGATTTTGCTCGCATTTGGTTTTTAAACTCAGGCCACTTCGTACATTGTTCTTCCCAAGTTGGGTCGACGGGAAATCCAAATCGTTTGCGAATCCAATGGAACCTGGCAGGGAATTTGCATTCCATTTTGATTAATTCTTCTTTCGGTTTTTGAAAGAGATCCAAATGAGCTTTTAATTCAGAAGTAGGATTGGTAAGACCGTCCACAGATAAAAAAAAGGAAGGTCCGTCTGCCAAACTTTTATGTTTCTTTTTCCATTTGGAAGTTTGGTAGTGAAGGAGGACGAGCCAATCTCTTTCCAATGAAGCTTTTTCAATGGAATCCAAATCAGGAATGTTTGGTTGGGAAAGTATGGGTGAGGCAGAAAAACAAAAGAAGAAAAAAGTTGTAAGAAAAAAAGTATGGAGTCGGTTCAATGAAAGAGGAGAGAAGTTGGACTGAGCAACAAAAGTTGCCTCAGCCCAACAAAAAACTTACTTAACTCCAGTAGCTTGGCAAGCTTCAGTTGTAGAAATACGGCTTGTAGTGAACAATCCGTGAGTCGCAGGACCTTTTGCATCAACAACTTGAGTCACACCTTCTTTGTTTAGGTCATCTAAACAAGCAGTAACAGGAGCACCCCAAAGTGTAAAGATAGCTGGGTTCATTTGAGTAGCAGTTACTACTTCTTTTCCGCCCACTTTAGTTTTGTCGATGCTGTAACAGTTTGCAATGAAAGCTGCAACTGCTGCCATGAGTAAAATTTTCTTCATAAATTCTCCTATGAAAGTGTAGCCAAGGCTATCTTCCCATTTCCTCGGTGCAATATTTTTTCGGGGAACAGATGTTACAGAATGGTAATTTTTTAGATCGTTTGTAGGTGATTTTGCCACCTATGATCATTCTAAAATTTAAAGGAACGCACTCGGTGGGCAAAAAAAATACCACCGTGGTCTCGAACACGATGGCACTTGCACCAAGCAATGGAATGTTAAATGGAAATTCTACGCTATTCGCCAGCCAGGGTAGGACAGACTGGGATTATTAGAATCATGCTAACAGAGACGAGAGTCGCTGTCTATCTACCAAATGGTATAAAAAGGAAGGAAAGGGACATTCCCAAATGGATACTTTTGTTTTTTGGATTTCCCTTTATAAAACCCAATTCATCAGAAATACAAGAGCTAAGTACACACCAAACCATAAAACAAGCCTTAGTTTGATGAGGAGAGCAGAGATCCAATGAATTGTTTCTAGTCGCATTTGTTTGTATTCTGGTAAGTTGATGAGATAGTATAAACATGTTTTCAGTAAGTGTCCATTTACCAGATGGTATAAATTAGAATTTCATATCCCTTTAAAAAATTCCGAACTGGCGGGCTTTTTTTAGCATTTGCACCCGAGTGTTCACTTGGAGTTTTTTATAGATGGCTTTGATTTGTTGGCGGACAGTTCCTACAGTTGTTCCAAATAAAGAAGCGATCTGGCTTGGGTTGTCCCCTTCTACAATCAGTTCCAAAATTTGTCTTTCCCTGGGAGTGAGAACTTCAACACCAGAAGGGTCGGAAATAGTCGGAGGTTTTCGAAAACTTAACAATACTTTTGCGGCGATCGAAGGAGAAATCACACTCCC of Leptospira mtsangambouensis contains these proteins:
- a CDS encoding DUF4105 domain-containing protein, translating into MDSIEKASLERDWLVLLHYQTSKWKKKHKSLADGPSFFLSVDGLTNPTSELKAHLDLFQKPKEELIKMECKFPARFHWIRKRFGFPVDPTWEEQCTKWPEFKNQMRAKSVSVIFASFHPEHPASLFGHTMLKFNEEKPNGVVSEDLILNYAATVPGNIDPISFVIYGLAGGFHGSFEIQKYLYKIHEYNEFENRNLWEFKLNLNQEEVDQLTRHLWEMSQNHFDYYFLDENCSFRILTLLEVARPTLRLTDRISVMLLPTESLKILSNQTGLIEQIQFRPSIIERYRHKYGYLTSSEKTILDKMVDGNMDSAFELDSDRRTLLFDIYIDHLVIHKIKAYGKMEIKDQQLYTEADQKRGDIQVLNSLPDYFQIDKLSNPLLSHAPSQVTIAHGNSTNGGYSEIQYRPVLRDFTDSYLGYSPYNQISFLRMNARFYEDTKQTVIQEFHVLEMSSLNPIGQKIWKPSWRLDLGVKSLYTEKNYIKPITEYYGYASGGYGVAWEPFYPFFRHQFVMFSFLDLRVDQSPIWGSGYRLGGVSSTGLLIRIYESVGLIFSGDYRSYFAGDRGNFPEFVSQINWTLLENVSLELKYKQIQTKELDWNEYQAGLKIFF